Proteins encoded in a region of the Corynebacterium breve genome:
- a CDS encoding class I SAM-dependent RNA methyltransferase, with amino-acid sequence MPEFTAGDDLTLTATSMAHGGEAIAHADDGRVVFVSGAVPGDTVTATVTKAKKRWARATTTAVQVPSEFRVEATCPAAAAGAGCCDYASIAGENQLPFKRDILIGQLASLAARSGVFEGFDSQQIEDHSLSKTIPSPWRTRVRFGVDSRGRAGVRKLQSNEIVTERCSQVFPDIYDELEKHSYTPGAEVIAVRDSSGSVHVVESARVPRGKRVETIEKVIAGTGAVEQVVGKHRFVFPATAFWQAHEQAPETYAEIIRTWGTGNYDIPVGWDLYGGVGVFVPAIAQAMGEDAKVISVDYSAGANASSQEALSEFNFESVDGRVEAVVDALTQPGLVVLDPPRSGAGAETVQAIAGKQPERIIHIGCDPATLARDLSDWGEAGYRVKKMAIIDAFPNTHHFEVMVELEGAGIPG; translated from the coding sequence GTGCCTGAATTTACCGCGGGTGATGACCTCACCTTGACCGCAACCTCAATGGCGCATGGCGGCGAAGCAATCGCACATGCCGATGATGGGCGTGTTGTTTTTGTCAGTGGTGCCGTACCCGGCGACACTGTTACTGCGACTGTGACTAAAGCGAAGAAGCGCTGGGCACGAGCGACGACTACTGCAGTACAGGTTCCCAGCGAGTTTCGCGTGGAGGCGACGTGCCCAGCGGCAGCAGCGGGGGCGGGTTGTTGTGACTATGCCAGTATTGCAGGCGAGAATCAGTTGCCGTTCAAACGTGACATCTTGATCGGCCAACTCGCCTCGCTCGCTGCGCGCTCTGGAGTCTTTGAGGGTTTTGATTCGCAACAGATCGAGGACCATTCGCTTAGCAAGACCATTCCGTCCCCGTGGCGCACTCGTGTTCGTTTTGGTGTCGACTCCCGAGGCCGTGCAGGCGTGCGCAAACTACAGTCCAACGAGATAGTGACGGAACGTTGTTCGCAAGTGTTCCCAGACATCTACGACGAACTTGAAAAGCACAGCTATACGCCAGGTGCCGAAGTCATTGCAGTGCGGGACAGCAGCGGTTCAGTTCATGTTGTTGAATCCGCACGAGTACCCCGCGGCAAGCGGGTGGAGACCATCGAGAAAGTCATCGCTGGAACCGGTGCGGTGGAACAGGTCGTCGGCAAGCATCGATTTGTCTTCCCGGCAACTGCATTTTGGCAAGCTCATGAGCAGGCACCGGAGACTTATGCTGAGATCATTCGAACCTGGGGCACGGGCAACTACGACATTCCGGTGGGCTGGGATCTGTACGGTGGCGTCGGTGTATTCGTACCTGCGATCGCACAGGCGATGGGAGAGGATGCGAAGGTCATATCGGTCGATTACTCCGCAGGCGCCAACGCGTCGAGTCAGGAAGCGTTAAGCGAATTCAACTTTGAATCCGTTGACGGCCGAGTTGAAGCCGTTGTGGATGCGCTCACTCAACCTGGACTTGTTGTACTAGACCCGCCACGTTCAGGGGCAGGAGCGGAAACTGTCCAAGCGATCGCTGGGAAGCAGCCAGAGCGAATCATTCATATTGGCTGTGATCCCGCCACGCTGGCGCGAGATCTGTCAGACTGGGGTGAGGCTGGCTATCGAGTGAAAAAGATGGCCATAATCGATGCCTTTCCTAATACGCACCACTTTGAAGTGATGGTGGAGCTAGAAGGAGCAGGAATTCCCGGCTAG
- a CDS encoding DUF3710 domain-containing protein, with protein sequence MALWPFGKKNKDNSEATSAEEQLNDDALATESADDTDGAQVDDAHTAEDIPVARGVAENFEHDPVEGNTGPFDGDKVDIEDFDFSDFAVSILDLGSMKIPLPKDSQVQVEMGEQGPKMLHIVTRHGRITPVAFAAPSSGGQWEQSVDEIGEGMRGQGMPTVYEMGPWGREVVGTGTNGTIRILGIDGPRWMLRMTLAAPEGNDEQLATIARELAARAFVYRGDDPILAGNSLPVTLPQQLAQQVQQAVQQRAQQHNAQPGSDPAATESQMHDAMRKLMENGGETSK encoded by the coding sequence ATGGCCCTGTGGCCTTTTGGAAAAAAGAACAAAGATAACTCCGAAGCGACCTCTGCAGAAGAGCAGCTTAACGACGACGCGTTAGCCACAGAATCTGCAGACGACACTGATGGTGCGCAGGTTGATGATGCTCATACTGCCGAAGACATTCCGGTGGCGCGCGGGGTAGCAGAGAACTTTGAGCATGATCCTGTTGAGGGCAATACGGGCCCCTTCGACGGTGACAAAGTTGACATCGAAGATTTTGATTTCTCTGATTTCGCGGTGTCCATCTTGGATTTGGGCTCGATGAAGATCCCTCTGCCTAAGGATTCCCAAGTACAAGTCGAGATGGGTGAGCAGGGGCCAAAAATGCTACACATTGTGACCCGACATGGGCGCATTACGCCAGTGGCTTTCGCTGCACCGAGCTCCGGGGGCCAATGGGAGCAATCCGTCGATGAAATCGGCGAAGGGATGCGCGGACAGGGTATGCCCACGGTGTACGAGATGGGACCGTGGGGACGAGAGGTGGTAGGTACCGGCACTAACGGTACGATCCGCATCCTGGGTATCGATGGACCGCGCTGGATGCTACGCATGACGCTTGCCGCTCCCGAAGGCAATGACGAACAACTTGCAACTATCGCCCGCGAGTTGGCTGCGCGTGCGTTTGTTTACCGAGGCGATGACCCAATTCTCGCAGGTAATTCGTTGCCAGTGACGCTACCTCAGCAATTGGCTCAGCAAGTCCAGCAAGCGGTTCAGCAGCGAGCACAGCAGCACAATGCTCAACCCGGCTCTGACCCTGCGGCAACTGAATCACAGATGCACGATGCAATGCGAAAGCTCATGGAAAACGGCGGGGAGACCAGCAAGTAG
- the dut gene encoding dUTP diphosphatase has translation MTINEESLGPIPLRRLDPELPLPQRAHRGDAGVDLYSAVDVVLAPGERQLVPTGIALALPLGTVGLIHPRSGLAAKQGLSIVNTPGTVDADYRGEIKVCLINLDRETPIEITRGMRIAQLVVQRVELVDFVEVEELDDTERGAGGYGSTGVHSL, from the coding sequence GTGACTATTAACGAAGAAAGCCTTGGCCCGATTCCGCTGCGTCGTTTGGATCCTGAACTACCGCTCCCGCAACGCGCACATCGCGGTGACGCAGGCGTGGATCTGTACTCTGCCGTAGACGTCGTTCTTGCTCCGGGCGAGCGTCAGTTAGTGCCCACTGGAATCGCACTGGCGTTGCCTTTGGGCACCGTGGGGTTGATTCATCCTCGCTCTGGTCTGGCGGCGAAGCAGGGGCTGAGCATTGTTAATACTCCGGGCACTGTCGATGCGGACTACCGTGGCGAAATCAAGGTGTGCCTGATCAACCTCGATAGGGAAACTCCGATTGAGATCACTCGCGGGATGCGCATCGCGCAGCTTGTCGTGCAGCGCGTTGAGCTTGTCGATTTTGTCGAAGTCGAAGAACTCGATGACACCGAGCGCGGTGCTGGTGGCTACGGATCCACTGGCGTTCATTCCCTGTAA
- a CDS encoding DUF3093 domain-containing protein, whose product MTDSTGVQNSSSTTLYRERQWVPWYWWAMAAGLALLIAFQFSLNRNFWWFLIPLLVGLLLMVWVMFWMSKNVLEVVQDPDGSRWLLAGDANLPASVVDRAMVVPESAKQNALGRQLDPAAFVVSRGWVKELALIVLNDPEDPTPYWLLSSKNPGQLLQAFVPEQTMTPNK is encoded by the coding sequence GTGACTGATTCGACTGGTGTGCAAAATTCTTCATCAACCACTCTGTACCGCGAACGCCAATGGGTTCCTTGGTACTGGTGGGCAATGGCGGCGGGCCTTGCCCTTTTGATAGCTTTCCAGTTCAGCTTGAACCGCAACTTCTGGTGGTTTCTCATCCCACTTCTCGTCGGGCTCCTGCTGATGGTATGGGTTATGTTTTGGATGTCTAAGAACGTGTTAGAAGTTGTGCAAGACCCCGACGGATCGCGCTGGCTGTTGGCTGGCGATGCAAATTTGCCTGCCTCAGTCGTTGACCGAGCGATGGTGGTCCCGGAAAGTGCAAAACAAAACGCCCTTGGCCGACAGCTCGACCCAGCAGCGTTTGTCGTTTCTCGGGGGTGGGTCAAGGAATTAGCGTTGATTGTGCTCAATGACCCTGAAGATCCGACTCCATATTGGTTGCTCTCCAGCAAGAATCCCGGGCAGCTTCTCCAGGCATTTGTGCCTGAGCAAACCATGACTCCAAATAAGTAA
- a CDS encoding DUF4193 domain-containing protein has product MATDYDAPRRRMDDELETDSLEGLKAAEVAGSSMDDEGEIVDSFEIPQADLSGEELNVTVVPRRENEFTCSSCFLVQKNVRLAYTEPDGSKICLDCE; this is encoded by the coding sequence ATGGCTACCGACTACGATGCTCCGCGGCGCCGCATGGACGACGAGCTTGAAACAGATTCGCTCGAAGGACTGAAGGCTGCTGAGGTTGCGGGAAGCAGCATGGACGACGAAGGCGAGATCGTAGACTCCTTCGAGATTCCACAAGCTGATCTTTCCGGTGAGGAGCTCAACGTCACTGTGGTTCCACGTCGTGAGAACGAGTTCACCTGTTCTTCGTGCTTCTTGGTGCAGAAAAATGTTCGCCTGGCTTACACTGAGCCAGACGGTTCGAAGATCTGCTTGGACTGCGAATAA